A single region of the Lycium barbarum isolate Lr01 chromosome 2, ASM1917538v2, whole genome shotgun sequence genome encodes:
- the LOC132626410 gene encoding F-box protein At4g18380-like isoform X1, translated as MSIIEENEDFFDLLPDAIVLTIFDKVQDAKSLCISSSLCKRFHFLVTQTQYISLTIPPQKSHKSSPNNNTNRNQFIGFLNRVFVKPFQFILQQITKWNPLCMPLILSTKKNDKYNCCTCSYASPNEILRNFNEIKELEIRLPSPASEKTAGTNNAGDALLKWKAEFGSQLKNCLIVGGTSLSPIQNKRIRKEDDVENVDIRRRDDPTSIELQRMTNDELKLRIVWIISSLIAASSRHCLLEDTIKEKKTINNLVITDDVGQGKCCIYGEQVEEMRRSNMEGFSTKMPALKVKMWCVPELELHAEGCVMKGATLVVIKPVDKWSKADEGRDLVAKGFGLAGEGKEEKVFDEVARELVKLERSYSLEMNSF; from the exons ATGTCTATTATTGAAGAAAATGAAGACTTCTTTGATCTCTTACCAGATGCTATAGTACTTACAATCTTTGATAAAGTTCAAGATGCTAAATCTCTTTGCATTTCATCATCTCTTTGCAAGCGTTTTCACTTTCTTGTCACACAAACACAGTATATTTCCCTTACAATTCCACCACAAAAGTCCCACAAATCATCACCAAATAATAATACCAATAGAAATCAATTTATTGGATTTTTAAACAGAGTTTTTGTGAAACCATTTCAGTTTATTCTTCAACAAATCACTAAATGGAACCCTCTTTGTATGCCTCTAATTCTTTCTACCAAGAAAAATGATAAGTATAATTGTTGTACTTGTTCTTATGCTTCCCCTAATGAAATTCTGAGAAACTTCAACGAGATCAAGGAACTAGAAATTCGACTTCCATCTCCTGCCAGTGAAAAAACAG CAGGTACTAACAATGCTGGTGATGCATTGCTGAAATGGAAAGCAGAATTCGGAAGCCAATTGAAAAATTGCTTGATTGTTGGTGGAACATCACTTTCCCCAATTCAGAACAAACGTATCAGAAAAGAAGATGAtgttgaaaatgttgatattaggcGACGAGATGATCCTACTTCGATAGAGTTGCAACGAATGACAAACGATGAGTTGAAATTACGAATTGTTTGGATAATTTCATCCTTAATAGCAGCATCATCACGACATTGTTTATTAGAAGACACGATTAAGGAGAAGAAAACGATCAACAACTTGGTGATTACGGATGATGTTGGTCAGGGAAAATGTTGTATTTACGGTGAACAAGTAGAAGAAATGAGGAGAAGTAATATGGAGGGATTTTCGACGAAGATGCCTGCATTGAAGGTGAAAATGTGGTGCGTGCCGGAGCTAGAGTTGCACGCGGAAGGGTGCGTGATGAAAGGGGCGACGTTGGTGGTGATAAAGCCGGTGGACAAGTGGAGCAAGGCGGATGAAGGCAGAGATTTGGTGGCTAAAGGGTTTGGTTTGGCCGGAGAAGGGAAAGAGGAGAAGGTGTTTGATGAAGTTGCTAGAGAGTTGGTTAAGTTAGAGAGGAGTTACTCTCTTGAAATGAATTCCTTTTGA
- the LOC132626410 gene encoding F-box protein At4g18380-like isoform X2, with translation MSIIEENEDFFDLLPDAIVLTIFDKVQDAKSLCISSSLCKRFHFLVTQTQYISLTIPPQKSHKSSPNNNTNRNQFIGFLNRVFVKPFQFILQQITKWNPLCMPLILSTKKNDKYNCCTCSYASPNEILRNFNEIKELEIRLPSPASEKTGTNNAGDALLKWKAEFGSQLKNCLIVGGTSLSPIQNKRIRKEDDVENVDIRRRDDPTSIELQRMTNDELKLRIVWIISSLIAASSRHCLLEDTIKEKKTINNLVITDDVGQGKCCIYGEQVEEMRRSNMEGFSTKMPALKVKMWCVPELELHAEGCVMKGATLVVIKPVDKWSKADEGRDLVAKGFGLAGEGKEEKVFDEVARELVKLERSYSLEMNSF, from the exons ATGTCTATTATTGAAGAAAATGAAGACTTCTTTGATCTCTTACCAGATGCTATAGTACTTACAATCTTTGATAAAGTTCAAGATGCTAAATCTCTTTGCATTTCATCATCTCTTTGCAAGCGTTTTCACTTTCTTGTCACACAAACACAGTATATTTCCCTTACAATTCCACCACAAAAGTCCCACAAATCATCACCAAATAATAATACCAATAGAAATCAATTTATTGGATTTTTAAACAGAGTTTTTGTGAAACCATTTCAGTTTATTCTTCAACAAATCACTAAATGGAACCCTCTTTGTATGCCTCTAATTCTTTCTACCAAGAAAAATGATAAGTATAATTGTTGTACTTGTTCTTATGCTTCCCCTAATGAAATTCTGAGAAACTTCAACGAGATCAAGGAACTAGAAATTCGACTTCCATCTCCTGCCAGTGAAAAAACAG GTACTAACAATGCTGGTGATGCATTGCTGAAATGGAAAGCAGAATTCGGAAGCCAATTGAAAAATTGCTTGATTGTTGGTGGAACATCACTTTCCCCAATTCAGAACAAACGTATCAGAAAAGAAGATGAtgttgaaaatgttgatattaggcGACGAGATGATCCTACTTCGATAGAGTTGCAACGAATGACAAACGATGAGTTGAAATTACGAATTGTTTGGATAATTTCATCCTTAATAGCAGCATCATCACGACATTGTTTATTAGAAGACACGATTAAGGAGAAGAAAACGATCAACAACTTGGTGATTACGGATGATGTTGGTCAGGGAAAATGTTGTATTTACGGTGAACAAGTAGAAGAAATGAGGAGAAGTAATATGGAGGGATTTTCGACGAAGATGCCTGCATTGAAGGTGAAAATGTGGTGCGTGCCGGAGCTAGAGTTGCACGCGGAAGGGTGCGTGATGAAAGGGGCGACGTTGGTGGTGATAAAGCCGGTGGACAAGTGGAGCAAGGCGGATGAAGGCAGAGATTTGGTGGCTAAAGGGTTTGGTTTGGCCGGAGAAGGGAAAGAGGAGAAGGTGTTTGATGAAGTTGCTAGAGAGTTGGTTAAGTTAGAGAGGAGTTACTCTCTTGAAATGAATTCCTTTTGA